The stretch of DNA GAAGTTCTACCGCATCAACGGCGGCAGTACCCAGCGTAAAGGTGTAACTCCAGACATCATGATGCCGACCGGGACCGAGCAAACGGAAACCGGCGAGAAGTTCGAAGACAATGCGTTGCCTTGGGACAGCATCAATGCGGCGACCTACGTGAAGACCGGTGATTTAACGCCGTTCGAGCCGGAGCTGCTGAAGCTGCATCAGGAGCGCATCGCAAAAGATCCGGAGTTCCAGTACATCATGAAGGACATTGCGCGTTTCAATGCCCTGAAAGAAAAACGTAATATCGTTTCCCTCAATTACGCCCAGCGCGAAAAAGAGAATCAGGAAGACGATGCTACGCGCCTGGCCCGAATAAACGATCGCTTCAAACGTGAAGGCAAAGCGCCGATTAAGAAACTCGACGACCTGCCGAAGGACTATCAGGAAGCCGATCCGTATCTGGACGAAACGGTTCACATTGCCGTCGACCTGGCCGGCATAGAGCAGGACAGGCCGGCGGAGCAGCCGGCTCCGGCGAAATAACTCTCCCGGATGGGCACCCGAAACGGTGCCCATTTTTTTACCTGTCTCCAGCGATGTAAGACAAATGCATACAAAATGTAAAGTTATGTATTATTAATCACTTGGCGGCGTCAGATGCTTGAAAATAGGCGGCGCGCCCCTACGATGTTGTGGAGCGCAAAGAGCGTGTTTTTAACCGAGGTAAAAAGAAAATTATGATGCGTATCGGGCTTTTCCTGCTGACCAACCTTGCGGTAATGGTCGTTTTCGGGCTGGTGCTAAGCCTGACGGGGATCCAGTCAAGCAGCGTTCAGGGTCTGATGATCATGGCGGTGCTGTTTGGCTTTGGCGGCTCAATTATTTCCCTGCTGATGTCAAAATGGATGGCGTTACGTTCAGTAGGCGGTGAGGTGATTGAGCAGCCTCGTAACGAAACTGAGCGCTGGTTAATCGAAACCGTGCGCCAGCAGTCGCAGCAGGCGGGGATCGCGATGCCGCAGGTGGCGATTTATCATGCGCCGGACATCAATGCGTTTGCTACCGGGGCGCGACGTAACGCTTCTCTGGTGGCGGTCAGTACGGGTCTGTTGCAGAACATGAGCCGTGACGAAGCCGAAGCGGTTATCGCCCACGAAATTAGCCACATCGCCAACGGCGACATGGTGACGATGACCCTGATTCAGGGCGTGGTGAACACCTTCGTTATCTTTATTTCCCGCATCATCGCTCAGGTAGCTTCCGGCTTCCTGTCCGGGAACCGTGATGAAAACGAAAGCAGCAACGGTAACCCGCTGATTTACTTTGCGGTCGCTACGGTGCTGGAGCTGGTGTTTGGTATTCTGGCGAGCATCATCACCATGTGGTTCTCACGTCACCGTGAATTCCACGCCGATGCCGGTTCTGCGAAACTGGTGGGTCGCGAGAAGATGATTGCTGCGCTGCAGCGTTTGAAAACCAGCTATGAGCCGCAGGAAGCCAGCAGCATGATGGCGTTTTGCATCAACGGGAAGGCTAAGTCAATGAGCGAACTGTTCATGACCCACCCGCCGCTGGACAAACGTATCGAAGCGCTGCGCAGCGGTGAATACCTGAAGTAACGGAAACATTGAACTGAAAAAGCGTGCCCTGGCGGCACGCTTTTTTTATGCCTGCGCCCGAGGCTGGGACATTCTGAGCCCGCTGACAACGGCGGCCACGGTGGCAAAGATCCCCGCCAGTATCAGCGAGGCATGGGTGCCGCTCGCGCCAAACAGGTTAAACATTAGCGCCACCAGCGCGGCCCCGCAGCTTTGGCCCAGCAGGCGGGCGGTGCCCAACATGCCGCTGGCACCTCCGCTGCGATGACGGGGCGCGGATGAGATAATGGTGTGGTTGTTTGGCGACTGGAAAAGGCCAAAGCCTGCGCCACAAAGCACCATACGCCAGATGATGTTGATATCGGACGGATCGTGCGGCAGCATTGCCAAAGCAAAAAGGCCGCAGGCCATCACGAAAAGCCCCACGGCACCCATCAGGCCGGCGTGAACCCGCTCGATCAGGTAGCCCGCCAGCGGAGCCATCACCATGGTCGCCAGCGGCCACGGCGTTAACAGCAGCCCGGTTTCAACTTCACTCCGCCCCAGCACGGTTTGCATAAAAAAGGGCAGGGAGACCAGCGCCAGCATCTGGGCGCCAAACGAGCATATTGAGGTGCCGATAGACAGCGAAAAAATCGGGATCCTCAGCAGGTCAACCGGCAGCAGCGGGAACGGAAGGCGCAGCTGGCGACGAATAAAGAAATAGCCGATTATCACCAGCGCGGCCAGCTCACCAATGATGACTGAGCCAGGCTGGCCTTGTGAAAAGCCGCTGATAGCCGAAATCAGCAGGCCGAAGGTCAGGGCGTTCATTATCGCGCTCGGAATGTCAAAGCGCTGACCCTGAGATTTCTGCTGATTAGGCGGCAAATAGCGCAGGGCCAAAACCAGCGAAACAATGCCAATCGGCACGTTGATCAAAAACAGCCATTGCCAGGAAGCGACGGAAAGGATCGCCGCGGCAACGGTAGGGCCAGCGGCTGAGGAAACGGCCACGATAAACGAATTGACGCCCATACCTCGGCCAAGAAAACGCTGAGGGTAAATAAGGCGAATCAACGCGGTGTTGACGCTCATCAGCGCCGCACCGCCAAATCCCTGCAGCACACGGGCAAACGTCAACATTGGCAGAGAGGTTGAGGTGGCGCAAAACAGCGACGTCAGGCAGAACAGCACCAGGCCGCACTGATAGATACGACGGTAGCCAAAAATATCGCCGAGAAATGAAAGTGACAGCAGCGAAACGATGATCGCTATCTGATAGGCGTTAACCACCCAAATAGACTCCGCCGGGCTGGCGTTTAAATCATGAGCAATGGTAGGCAGGGCGACGTTAGCGATAGCGCCGTCCAGAACGGCCATCATAATGCCGAGCGCGATGGTGAGAATGGCACCATAACGTTGAGGCGCAGGTAAGCCGTCGGACACGAATTTATCCATACTTGAAATGTGTTGTCTGAAGTCGTTAGGAGGGTAATGATTTTATCATCAATTAATCTCGTGAATGCCGCAGATTTGTAACGAATCAGCAGGCTTTAATTGCGGCTCCCGCGGGGCATCCATATACTAAAAAGCAGTTCCGATTTTTATAAAACAACAACGCCCGAGGTGATACATGGCACTCTCAGATCCCGATAAACAACCCGATTCAGTTTCTTCCGTGCTGAAAGTTTTCGGCATCTTGCAGGCGCTTGGTGAGGAAAAAGAAATTGGAATAACCGAGCTGTCTCAGCGAGTGATGATGTCCAAAAGCACCGTGTATCGCTTTTTGCAGACCATGAAATCCTTAGGCTATGTTTCTCAGGAAGAGGAGTCGGAAAAATATGCGCTCACGCTGAAGCTTTTTGAGCTGGGCAGCGGCGCGCTGCAAAACGTCGACCTCATCCGTAGCGCGGATTTACAGATGCGCGAACTGTCCCGGCTGACCAGAGAAGCCATTCACCTCGGCGCGCTGGACGAAA from Cedecea neteri encodes:
- a CDS encoding MFS transporter, which produces MDKFVSDGLPAPQRYGAILTIALGIMMAVLDGAIANVALPTIAHDLNASPAESIWVVNAYQIAIIVSLLSLSFLGDIFGYRRIYQCGLVLFCLTSLFCATSTSLPMLTFARVLQGFGGAALMSVNTALIRLIYPQRFLGRGMGVNSFIVAVSSAAGPTVAAAILSVASWQWLFLINVPIGIVSLVLALRYLPPNQQKSQGQRFDIPSAIMNALTFGLLISAISGFSQGQPGSVIIGELAALVIIGYFFIRRQLRLPFPLLPVDLLRIPIFSLSIGTSICSFGAQMLALVSLPFFMQTVLGRSEVETGLLLTPWPLATMVMAPLAGYLIERVHAGLMGAVGLFVMACGLFALAMLPHDPSDINIIWRMVLCGAGFGLFQSPNNHTIISSAPRHRSGGASGMLGTARLLGQSCGAALVALMFNLFGASGTHASLILAGIFATVAAVVSGLRMSQPRAQA
- the htpX gene encoding protease HtpX codes for the protein MMRIGLFLLTNLAVMVVFGLVLSLTGIQSSSVQGLMIMAVLFGFGGSIISLLMSKWMALRSVGGEVIEQPRNETERWLIETVRQQSQQAGIAMPQVAIYHAPDINAFATGARRNASLVAVSTGLLQNMSRDEAEAVIAHEISHIANGDMVTMTLIQGVVNTFVIFISRIIAQVASGFLSGNRDENESSNGNPLIYFAVATVLELVFGILASIITMWFSRHREFHADAGSAKLVGREKMIAALQRLKTSYEPQEASSMMAFCINGKAKSMSELFMTHPPLDKRIEALRSGEYLK